Proteins encoded together in one Flavobacterium keumense window:
- the rny gene encoding ribonuclease Y, which produces MDIVTIIIGIIGVAAGFTIAKIIEKSNISNLIKNAKKEAASILKDANFEAENIKKDKILQAKEKFIELKSEHEQVILARDKKVAEVEKRVRDKESQVSNELAKAKRVNDEFEAKAAEYASKIEILEKKQAEVEKLHKSQLQQLEVISGLSADEAKEQLIEGLKAEAKTQAMAQIQDTIEEAKLTAQQEAKKIIINTIQRVGTEEAVENCVSVFNIESDDVKGRIIGREGRNIRALEAATGVEIIVDDTPEAIILSCFDPVRREIARLSLHKLVTDGRIHPARIEEVVAKTTKQIDDEIIEVGKRTVIDLGIHGLHPELIKVVGRMKYRSSYGQNLLQHSREVSKLCGIMAAELGLNVKLAKRAGLLHDIGKVPDTESDLPHALLGMQWAEKYGEKEEVCNAIGAHHDEIEMKSLLSPIIQVCDAISGARPGARRQVLDSYIQRLKDLEDVAYGFGGVKSAYAIQAGRELRVIVESEKVSDDKASNLSFEISQKIQTEMTYPGQVKVTVIRETRAVNIAK; this is translated from the coding sequence ATGGACATAGTAACAATTATTATTGGAATCATAGGTGTTGCAGCTGGTTTTACAATCGCTAAAATCATTGAAAAAAGCAACATTTCGAATCTCATCAAAAACGCAAAAAAAGAAGCTGCTTCTATCTTAAAAGACGCTAATTTTGAAGCAGAAAACATCAAAAAAGATAAAATTCTTCAAGCAAAAGAAAAATTTATCGAATTAAAATCAGAACACGAACAAGTAATTCTAGCTCGTGACAAAAAAGTAGCCGAAGTAGAAAAAAGAGTACGTGACAAAGAATCTCAAGTTTCTAATGAATTGGCTAAAGCCAAAAGAGTAAATGACGAATTTGAAGCTAAAGCAGCCGAATATGCTTCAAAAATTGAAATTTTGGAAAAGAAACAGGCTGAGGTAGAAAAACTCCATAAAAGTCAACTACAACAACTTGAAGTTATTTCAGGACTTTCAGCTGATGAAGCTAAAGAACAATTAATTGAAGGTCTAAAAGCGGAAGCAAAAACTCAGGCCATGGCTCAAATTCAAGATACAATTGAAGAAGCTAAATTGACTGCGCAACAAGAAGCGAAGAAAATCATCATCAACACTATTCAACGAGTAGGTACGGAAGAAGCGGTAGAAAATTGCGTTTCTGTATTCAATATAGAATCAGATGATGTAAAAGGTAGAATCATTGGGCGTGAAGGACGTAACATCCGTGCATTGGAGGCGGCTACTGGAGTTGAAATTATTGTTGACGACACTCCTGAAGCAATCATTCTTTCTTGTTTTGATCCTGTGCGCAGAGAAATTGCTCGTCTATCCTTACATAAATTAGTAACAGACGGACGTATTCACCCAGCTCGTATCGAAGAGGTAGTAGCTAAAACTACTAAACAAATTGACGACGAAATCATTGAAGTTGGTAAACGTACCGTAATTGATTTGGGTATCCACGGATTACATCCTGAATTGATTAAAGTGGTAGGTAGAATGAAATACCGTTCGTCTTACGGACAAAACTTATTACAACACTCTCGTGAAGTATCTAAGCTTTGTGGTATTATGGCTGCTGAACTCGGATTAAACGTAAAACTAGCAAAACGAGCTGGTTTATTACACGATATTGGTAAAGTACCTGATACAGAAAGTGATTTACCACACGCTTTATTAGGTATGCAATGGGCTGAGAAATATGGTGAAAAAGAAGAAGTTTGTAATGCGATTGGAGCACACCACGATGAGATTGAAATGAAATCATTATTGTCTCCAATCATCCAAGTGTGTGATGCTATTTCAGGTGCAAGACCAGGAGCAAGAAGACAAGTTCTTGATTCTTATATCCAACGTTTGAAGGACCTAGAAGATGTGGCTTACGGATTTGGCGGAGTAAAGAGTGCTTATGCGATTCAAGCAGGTAGAGAATTACGTGTAATTGTAGAAAGTGAAAAAGTTTCAGATGACAAAGCATCGAACTTATCATTCGAAATTTCACAAAAAATCCAAACTGAAATGACCTATCCAGGTCAAGTAAAAGTAACTGTAATTAGAGAGACTAGAGCGGTTAATATTGCGAAGTAA
- a CDS encoding ABC transporter ATP-binding protein — MDQNINKLIPYTKPYKSHIIWNVIYNILYALFSTLSMITMFPLLEVLFKKSATVIKEPTYTGIQDIGQFGKDWLFFTISDLSQKQGPQFALLLAVVLVIVSFLLKNLFNYLASYHITHLKNGVLRDLRQKMYYKIIDLPISYYSEKRKGDIMARMLGDVNEVQNSFFSILELIVKEPLTIVFTIIAMLNISVNLTLFVFVFIPVSGFIISKIGKSLKSKSTRAQQESGYFISLVEESLGGLKVVKSYNAENQFKKRFDESITKLLKLSNSIGNKNNLASPMSEFMGIVTIATLLWYGGNLVLVDKTLEGSLFLVYMLLSYNILTPAKNISKASYAVKNGLAAAERVFEVLEIENTITNHNEAIIKDTFNSEIEISNINFKYEDENVLKDFSLKVAKGQTVALVGQSGSGKSTIANLLTRFYDVNEGSIQIDGIDIKKLNLESLRGLIGLVTQDSILFNDTIKSNITLGKEDATEEEIVEALKIANAYEFVKDLPNGIHTNIGDSGNKLSGGQKQRLSIARAVLKNPPIMILDEATSALDTESEKLVQVALENMMQNRTSIVIAHRLSTIQKANKIVVMQKGSIVEQGTHEELIALNGTYNKLVSMQSLE; from the coding sequence ATGGATCAAAATATAAATAAATTAATCCCTTATACTAAACCCTATAAATCACATATCATTTGGAATGTGATTTATAACATTTTGTATGCTTTATTTAGTACGCTCTCTATGATAACGATGTTTCCGTTATTAGAAGTATTATTCAAAAAAAGCGCCACCGTCATCAAGGAACCTACTTATACAGGAATTCAAGACATAGGGCAATTTGGTAAAGATTGGTTGTTTTTTACCATATCCGATTTAAGTCAAAAACAAGGACCTCAGTTTGCCTTATTACTGGCTGTTGTCTTAGTTATAGTATCCTTTTTACTTAAAAATCTTTTCAATTATCTTGCTTCCTATCATATTACCCACTTAAAAAATGGAGTATTACGTGATTTGAGACAAAAGATGTACTATAAAATCATCGACTTGCCTATTTCTTATTATTCTGAAAAAAGAAAAGGTGATATTATGGCGCGAATGCTTGGGGATGTAAATGAGGTGCAAAACTCTTTTTTCTCTATTTTAGAACTCATTGTAAAAGAGCCGTTAACAATCGTATTTACCATAATTGCCATGCTCAATATTAGCGTAAATCTAACGCTATTTGTTTTTGTTTTTATTCCAGTTTCGGGATTCATTATTTCAAAAATCGGAAAAAGTTTGAAATCAAAATCCACTCGCGCGCAACAAGAAAGTGGTTATTTTATTTCATTGGTCGAAGAAAGTTTAGGCGGACTGAAAGTCGTTAAAAGCTACAATGCCGAGAATCAATTCAAAAAACGTTTTGACGAATCCATTACTAAGTTGCTAAAACTTTCCAACAGCATTGGTAACAAAAACAACTTAGCTTCACCTATGAGCGAGTTCATGGGAATTGTAACCATCGCCACCTTATTATGGTATGGCGGCAACTTAGTTTTGGTTGACAAAACATTAGAAGGTTCTTTATTTTTAGTATATATGTTACTTTCTTACAATATTTTGACTCCTGCAAAAAACATTTCCAAAGCCTCTTATGCGGTAAAAAATGGATTAGCTGCTGCTGAACGTGTTTTTGAAGTATTGGAAATAGAAAACACCATTACAAATCACAATGAAGCTATCATAAAAGACACATTTAATTCTGAAATTGAAATCTCTAATATCAATTTCAAGTATGAGGATGAAAATGTACTAAAGGATTTCTCACTTAAAGTAGCTAAAGGACAAACCGTAGCGTTAGTAGGTCAATCCGGTAGTGGAAAAAGTACGATTGCTAATTTATTAACCCGTTTTTACGATGTAAACGAAGGTAGCATTCAAATTGATGGAATAGATATCAAAAAATTAAATTTAGAATCACTTCGAGGATTAATAGGATTAGTGACCCAAGACAGTATTCTGTTCAACGACACTATTAAATCAAACATTACTTTAGGCAAAGAAGATGCTACCGAGGAAGAAATTGTCGAAGCACTTAAGATTGCCAATGCTTACGAATTTGTAAAAGACTTACCCAACGGCATTCACACCAATATTGGCGATAGCGGAAATAAATTATCTGGTGGACAAAAACAACGCCTTTCGATTGCACGAGCAGTTTTGAAAAACCCACCGATTATGATTTTGGACGAAGCCACTTCGGCATTGGATACTGAAAGTGAAAAATTAGTTCAAGTAGCCTTAGAAAACATGATGCAAAACCGAACTTCTATTGTAATTGCTCACCGTCTTTCTACCATACAAAAAGCCAACAAAATTGTAGTAATGCAAAAAGGCAGCATTGTAGAACAAGGCACACACGAAGAATTAATTGCCCTAAACGGAACTTATAATAAGCTCGTTAGTATGCAATCTCTAGAATAA
- a CDS encoding porin family protein, translated as MKRNLLLLTILLFATFTSSAQIFRIGLKAGINYANQNGTTITVNSTNYKTDAITNFHIGLLAEVKLGERFSIQPELLYSTQGAKYDAVGVINDFTNDVGYVSIPLMAKINLNNTFSLDFGPQASFLMSKKNDVSINDQKNLDFGAGGGLSIHITKGLFLQGRYIVGLNEISPEAKVKNSVLQVSAGFFF; from the coding sequence ATGAAACGAAATTTATTATTACTTACTATACTTCTATTTGCAACATTTACATCTTCAGCTCAAATTTTCAGAATCGGACTAAAAGCTGGAATTAATTATGCCAACCAAAATGGCACAACAATTACTGTAAATAGCACTAATTACAAAACGGATGCCATTACCAATTTCCACATCGGACTATTAGCGGAAGTGAAATTAGGAGAACGCTTTTCAATACAACCTGAACTTTTGTACTCCACTCAAGGGGCTAAATATGATGCTGTAGGAGTTATAAACGATTTTACCAATGATGTTGGCTATGTAAGCATCCCATTAATGGCCAAAATTAATTTAAATAACACATTTAGTTTGGACTTTGGACCACAAGCATCGTTTCTAATGAGCAAAAAAAATGATGTCTCGATAAATGATCAGAAAAATCTAGATTTTGGGGCTGGTGGAGGTCTGAGTATTCATATCACTAAAGGATTATTTTTACAAGGTAGATATATTGTTGGCTTAAACGAAATTTCACCTGAAGCTAAAGTTAAAAACTCTGTTTTACAAGTATCTGCTGGATTCTTCTTTTAA
- a CDS encoding cell division protein ZapA, translating to MDEKLKIKISIADRVYPLTVDPSQEEGLRSASKKIDTMIKQFEENYAVRDKQDVLAMCALQFASQVEQKQIDKAIDGEETIERLNKINSILDEYLKK from the coding sequence ATGGACGAAAAGCTTAAAATAAAAATATCAATTGCAGACCGAGTTTATCCATTAACGGTGGATCCGTCACAAGAAGAAGGGCTCCGAAGTGCTTCTAAAAAAATTGATACGATGATTAAGCAATTTGAAGAAAATTATGCTGTTCGTGACAAGCAAGATGTATTAGCCATGTGTGCATTACAATTTGCTTCTCAAGTAGAACAAAAACAAATCGACAAAGCGATAGATGGAGAGGAAACTATCGAAAGATTAAACAAAATCAACTCGATATTAGACGAATATCTCAAAAAATAA
- a CDS encoding M23 family metallopeptidase has translation MRFLLFYLLYCSTLMAQNSYPKEYFSPPLDIPMQLSGNFGELRPNHFHAGFDFKTQQKEGLKVYAAAEGYVSRIKISTFGNGKTIYITHPNGYTSVYAHLQKAVGPIQDFITKTHYKEQAFEIEMYLKPGEIPIKKGEWIAISGNTGASEGPHLHFEIRDSKTEYIINPMLFGFDSGFKDTKKPSISGLYVYPLTPKSTVNKSQRPILLNYSLQKDGTFLADKVVANGEIGFGIIADDYDDVSFNKNGVYSVHSFLNGQPRFEYQFDTYSFDDMRYVNALIDYAKYKKTQQRVQKLFMKNKYGLAFIKTDESKGQITPIPNLDEVYRIEVADFFGNKTAITVPIQFDASAAVISAEPKVSNYFIKANKDNIFEKDNASVFFPAGTFYDDFPLNFEVKNKVLYLHDDTVPAHTNFTITMTDSKMSKEQQEKTFIARIEGEKISYNSTFRKDSVFTTKVKTLGKYKLVTDTLAPTVSITKPIEGRWVSQDTIQLQISDSGSGIKTYNGYLNGKWVLFEYDNKTNTITHYFNDDLVLNGANELKVIVTDAMGNSATFETRFFRSLKK, from the coding sequence ATGAGATTCCTTCTTTTTTATTTGTTGTATTGTAGTACTCTCATGGCTCAAAATAGTTATCCTAAAGAGTATTTTAGTCCTCCTTTGGATATCCCAATGCAATTGTCAGGTAATTTTGGAGAATTGCGTCCGAATCATTTTCATGCGGGGTTTGATTTTAAAACACAACAAAAAGAGGGTTTAAAAGTCTATGCTGCTGCTGAAGGGTATGTCTCTCGTATTAAGATTTCTACTTTTGGAAACGGGAAAACTATTTACATTACACATCCTAACGGATATACTTCGGTGTATGCTCATTTGCAAAAAGCAGTAGGACCAATTCAAGATTTTATCACTAAAACACATTATAAAGAACAGGCTTTTGAAATTGAAATGTACTTAAAGCCAGGAGAAATTCCAATCAAAAAAGGGGAGTGGATTGCTATTTCAGGTAATACGGGTGCTTCAGAAGGGCCGCATTTGCACTTTGAAATTCGCGATTCTAAAACAGAGTATATCATCAATCCGATGCTTTTTGGATTTGATTCAGGTTTTAAAGACACTAAAAAACCTTCGATTTCAGGTTTGTATGTGTATCCTTTGACTCCAAAATCAACGGTAAATAAATCGCAACGACCTATTTTGTTGAATTATTCGTTACAAAAAGATGGGACTTTTTTGGCCGATAAAGTGGTGGCGAATGGTGAAATTGGCTTCGGAATTATTGCAGATGATTACGATGATGTGTCGTTTAATAAAAATGGAGTGTATAGTGTTCATTCGTTTTTGAATGGCCAACCTCGTTTTGAATATCAGTTTGATACGTATTCGTTTGATGATATGCGTTATGTGAATGCCTTAATTGATTACGCGAAATATAAAAAAACACAACAAAGAGTTCAAAAATTATTTATGAAAAATAAATACGGTTTGGCTTTTATTAAGACAGATGAGTCAAAAGGACAAATAACTCCAATCCCTAATTTGGACGAAGTATATCGTATTGAAGTTGCTGATTTTTTTGGTAACAAAACAGCAATTACAGTGCCTATTCAGTTTGATGCTAGTGCAGCGGTAATTTCAGCAGAACCTAAAGTCTCGAACTATTTCATTAAGGCGAATAAGGATAATATTTTTGAAAAAGACAATGCTTCGGTGTTTTTCCCAGCAGGAACATTTTATGATGATTTCCCTTTAAATTTTGAGGTGAAAAATAAGGTGTTGTATTTACATGACGATACCGTTCCAGCTCATACTAATTTTACTATTACAATGACAGATAGTAAAATGTCAAAAGAACAACAAGAAAAAACATTCATTGCTAGGATAGAGGGCGAAAAAATTAGCTATAACTCTACTTTTCGAAAAGATAGTGTATTTACAACCAAAGTGAAGACTTTAGGAAAGTACAAATTAGTTACAGATACTCTAGCGCCTACTGTTAGTATCACCAAACCTATTGAAGGGAGATGGGTAAGCCAAGATACAATACAATTGCAAATTTCGGATTCGGGTTCTGGAATTAAGACGTATAATGGGTATTTGAACGGCAAATGGGTTTTGTTTGAATACGACAATAAAACCAATACCATCACGCATTATTTTAATGATGATTTGGTTCTAAATGGTGCTAATGAGTTGAAAGTAATTGTAACAGATGCTATGGGAAATTCTGCTACCTTTGAAACTCGATTTTTTCGAAGTCTAAAAAAATAA
- the xerD gene encoding site-specific tyrosine recombinase XerD, which produces MNWTTYIKNYQSYLRIERGLSKNTIENYSFDVERLCLFLDQNQIQVSPVAITEETIQQFIYSVSKQVNARSQARIISGLKSFFNYLVFEDYRTDNPLELIETPKTGRKLPDTLSVDEIDALINAIDLSSNEGERNRAMLETLYGCGLRVSELVNLKISDLFFEEGFVKITGKGNKQRFVPIGNLTQKYIQLYKESIRNHLPIKKGFEDTLFLNRRGSQLTRAMLFTIIKDLAAKINLNKTISPHTLRHSFATHLLENGADLRSIQLMLGHESITTTEIYVHLDRKYLTEVMNTFHPRKE; this is translated from the coding sequence GTGAATTGGACAACTTATATTAAAAACTATCAGTCGTATTTGAGAATCGAAAGAGGATTGTCAAAAAACACCATCGAGAATTATTCTTTTGATGTGGAGCGATTGTGTCTTTTTTTGGACCAAAATCAAATTCAAGTTTCTCCTGTTGCGATTACTGAAGAAACAATCCAGCAGTTTATTTACAGTGTTTCAAAACAGGTGAATGCTCGTTCGCAAGCCCGAATTATTTCAGGGTTAAAAAGCTTTTTTAATTATTTAGTTTTTGAAGATTATCGCACGGACAATCCGTTAGAATTAATCGAAACACCAAAGACAGGCAGGAAATTACCCGATACGCTATCGGTAGATGAAATAGATGCTTTAATCAATGCTATCGATTTGTCTTCTAATGAAGGAGAAAGAAATCGAGCGATGTTGGAAACCTTATATGGGTGTGGTCTTCGTGTTTCGGAATTGGTCAATTTGAAAATATCGGATTTATTCTTTGAAGAAGGATTTGTAAAAATTACCGGAAAAGGAAATAAACAGCGTTTTGTGCCTATTGGTAATCTGACTCAAAAATACATTCAATTGTATAAAGAGTCGATCCGAAATCACCTACCAATAAAAAAAGGATTTGAAGATACCTTGTTTTTGAATAGAAGAGGGAGTCAGCTTACTAGGGCTATGCTATTTACTATTATCAAAGATTTAGCAGCCAAAATCAATTTAAACAAAACAATTAGCCCACATACCTTACGTCACTCCTTTGCGACACACTTATTGGAAAATGGAGCCGATTTACGTTCAATTCAATTGATGTTAGGGCATGAATCAATCACTACTACTGAAATTTATGTGCATTTGGATAGAAAATACTTGACAGAGGTTATGAATACCTTTCATCCGAGAAAAGAATAA
- a CDS encoding TonB-dependent receptor, with translation MKSIQKVIVQLLFFGIGFSSLAQNAKLRGIILDENKQAVAHVSVACGSVGTQSNLNGFYELSIPSNKKVTVVFSHVALKTSSIVLFLKSNENFEFNPVMNTRQEQMGEVVVTAKNNKRIQGITSITPEVLRKIPGANAGVENILKTLAGVNSNSELSTQYAVRGGNYDENLVYVNEIEVYRPFLIRSGQQEGLSFTNTDLVQNVDFSAGGFQAKYGDKLSSVLDITYRKPTDFGANFEGSFLGGSMAFDAVSKDKKWSAVTGVRYRNNSLLVKSQETQTNYTPTFADIQTNINYQASAKWQWSFLGNISKNNYQYQPLTRQTNFGTLDQPMALLVYYEGQEKDQYATYFGAVKTTFKPNESFNLKFISSLYHTTEQENFDILAQYRLGEVDANVASETYGKVSYTQGIGSQLNHARNNLDALIANIELKGFHDWKKSQLDWGVKYTRESIRDRVVEWEVIDSAGFSIPPPIVLPQKNEPYSVYTGPLVPYQNVRATNFTTINRFSGFVQWNSKSTIGATKVWYNAGLRFHNWEVLGTDELGKSQFVWSPRAQISIQPNWEKDMVFRLSSGLYFQPPFYRELRGTDSTVQPNVKAQQSVHLVLANDYNFKMWNRPFKLLSELYYKSMSDVNTYTIDNVRIRYAANNLAKAYAQGFDIRLNGEFVSGTESWFSFGYLKTEENSENKGYIARPTDQLLKFGLLFQDYMPTIPSMKVYLNLVYNTGLPGGSPSYADPYLYQNRLRDYRRADVGFSKILIDNKNNSIKNNWLGNFKELAVGVELFNLFNNQNAITNTWVRDVYSKNQYAIPNYMTTRVFNIKLTGKL, from the coding sequence TTGAAAAGTATCCAAAAAGTTATTGTTCAGCTTCTTTTTTTCGGAATAGGATTTTCGTCTTTGGCTCAGAATGCCAAGTTGAGAGGAATTATTTTAGACGAAAACAAGCAAGCAGTGGCTCATGTTTCGGTTGCTTGTGGTTCGGTAGGAACTCAATCCAATTTGAATGGTTTTTACGAACTATCTATTCCTTCTAATAAAAAAGTGACAGTTGTTTTTTCACATGTCGCTTTAAAAACGTCTTCAATTGTGTTGTTTTTGAAATCCAATGAAAATTTTGAATTCAATCCGGTGATGAATACCCGCCAAGAACAAATGGGCGAAGTAGTTGTGACGGCTAAGAATAACAAGCGAATTCAAGGAATTACCTCAATTACACCCGAAGTATTACGTAAAATTCCGGGGGCTAATGCAGGAGTTGAAAATATCTTAAAAACCTTAGCAGGAGTCAATTCCAATAGTGAATTGAGCACACAATACGCTGTTCGCGGTGGAAATTACGATGAGAATTTGGTTTATGTTAACGAAATTGAAGTCTATCGCCCTTTCTTAATTCGATCAGGACAGCAAGAAGGATTGAGTTTTACGAATACTGATTTGGTTCAAAATGTTGATTTTTCTGCTGGTGGATTCCAAGCCAAATACGGAGATAAATTGTCTTCGGTTTTGGATATTACCTACCGAAAACCAACTGATTTTGGAGCCAACTTTGAAGGAAGTTTTCTGGGTGGCAGTATGGCTTTTGATGCTGTTTCTAAAGATAAAAAATGGTCTGCCGTTACAGGGGTGCGTTACCGAAACAATAGTCTTTTGGTGAAAAGTCAAGAAACCCAAACAAATTATACGCCCACCTTTGCCGATATTCAAACCAATATTAATTATCAGGCTTCCGCCAAATGGCAATGGAGTTTTTTAGGTAATATTTCGAAAAACAACTATCAATACCAACCCTTGACCCGCCAAACTAATTTTGGAACGTTAGACCAACCCATGGCACTTTTGGTGTATTATGAAGGACAAGAAAAAGATCAGTATGCTACTTATTTTGGAGCAGTAAAAACCACCTTTAAACCTAACGAAAGCTTTAATTTGAAATTTATTAGCTCACTGTATCATACAACTGAACAAGAGAATTTTGATATTTTGGCGCAATACCGTTTGGGTGAAGTGGATGCCAATGTTGCCTCTGAAACTTACGGAAAAGTATCCTATACCCAAGGTATCGGTTCGCAGTTGAACCACGCCCGAAATAATCTGGATGCTTTAATTGCCAATATCGAATTAAAAGGGTTTCACGATTGGAAGAAAAGCCAATTGGATTGGGGTGTTAAATACACTCGAGAATCTATTCGAGATCGAGTAGTGGAGTGGGAGGTAATCGATTCGGCGGGTTTTTCTATTCCGCCACCTATTGTCTTACCTCAAAAAAACGAGCCGTATTCGGTTTATACTGGCCCACTTGTTCCGTATCAAAATGTGCGTGCGACTAATTTTACTACCATTAATAGATTTTCGGGTTTTGTTCAATGGAATTCAAAAAGTACCATAGGAGCTACTAAGGTGTGGTACAATGCAGGATTGCGTTTTCACAATTGGGAAGTATTAGGAACTGACGAATTAGGTAAATCGCAGTTTGTTTGGAGTCCGCGTGCTCAAATCTCTATCCAACCCAATTGGGAAAAAGATATGGTGTTCCGACTTTCAAGTGGACTGTACTTCCAGCCTCCTTTTTATAGAGAATTGCGTGGTACCGATAGCACAGTACAACCGAATGTAAAAGCACAGCAATCGGTTCATTTGGTTTTGGCAAATGATTACAATTTTAAGATGTGGAATCGTCCCTTTAAATTGCTTTCTGAACTCTATTATAAATCCATGTCGGATGTGAATACGTATACGATTGATAATGTCCGAATTCGGTATGCAGCGAATAATTTGGCGAAAGCCTATGCTCAGGGATTCGATATTCGTTTGAATGGAGAATTTGTGTCTGGGACAGAATCATGGTTTAGTTTTGGCTATTTGAAAACAGAAGAGAACAGCGAAAATAAAGGCTATATCGCTCGGCCAACGGATCAACTATTGAAATTCGGATTGTTATTTCAAGATTATATGCCCACTATTCCCAGCATGAAAGTGTATTTGAATTTAGTCTATAATACGGGATTGCCAGGCGGTTCTCCTTCCTATGCCGACCCGTATTTGTATCAAAATAGATTACGAGATTATCGTCGTGCCGATGTTGGATTTTCTAAAATTTTGATTGACAATAAAAATAATTCAATTAAAAATAATTGGTTGGGAAATTTCAAAGAATTGGCTGTGGGTGTAGAGCTATTTAATCTTTTTAATAATCAAAATGCCATAACCAATACTTGGGTTCGCGATGTGTATTCCAAAAATCAATACGCTATTCCCAATTATATGACTACGCGAGTATTTAATATTAAATTGACGGGAAAATTATAA
- a CDS encoding cation diffusion facilitator family transporter: MPKVEAAIKATYFSVIGNTILALIKGLAGFFGNSYALIADAIESTTDIFASFLVLFGIKYSNKPADDNHPYGHGRAEPLITFIVVGFLITSATVIAYESILNINTPHDLPKSWTLYVLGAIILWKEYSFQVVMRRSKETHSSALKADAWHHRSDAITSVAAFIGISIALFLGKGYESADDWAALFASGFILYNSYLIFRPALGEIMDEHLYDDLIENIRIVSKSVDGIIDTEKCFIRKSGMKYHVDLHATVKATISVKEGHDLAHQLKDTLRAEIPELGHVLIHVEPDDSI; this comes from the coding sequence ATGCCAAAAGTAGAAGCGGCTATTAAAGCAACTTATTTTAGTGTAATAGGTAATACTATCTTAGCTCTTATTAAGGGTTTAGCTGGTTTTTTTGGTAACTCGTATGCATTGATTGCCGATGCCATAGAATCAACTACTGATATCTTTGCTTCTTTTTTGGTTTTGTTTGGGATTAAATATTCGAATAAGCCTGCAGATGATAATCATCCCTATGGTCATGGGAGGGCAGAGCCATTAATAACGTTTATAGTAGTCGGTTTTTTGATTACTTCAGCAACTGTTATTGCGTATGAAAGTATTCTCAATATTAATACTCCACACGATTTGCCTAAATCGTGGACTTTATACGTTTTAGGAGCAATTATTCTTTGGAAAGAATATTCCTTCCAGGTGGTAATGAGAAGAAGCAAAGAAACACATAGTTCTGCTTTAAAAGCTGACGCTTGGCATCATCGAAGTGATGCTATTACTTCGGTTGCTGCTTTTATCGGGATATCGATAGCATTGTTTTTAGGAAAAGGATATGAATCAGCAGATGATTGGGCTGCGTTATTTGCTTCAGGATTCATTTTGTATAATAGTTATCTTATTTTTAGACCTGCTTTGGGCGAAATCATGGATGAACATTTGTATGATGATTTGATTGAAAACATTAGAATAGTTTCAAAAAGTGTAGACGGGATTATTGATACCGAAAAGTGTTTTATTCGTAAATCGGGTATGAAATACCATGTCGATTTACACGCTACTGTAAAAGCAACTATTTCAGTAAAGGAAGGACATGATTTGGCACACCAATTAAAAGATACTTTACGAGCCGAAATCCCAGAATTAGGACATGTGTTAATTCATGTTGAACCAGATGATTCGATATAA
- the aroQ gene encoding type II 3-dehydroquinate dehydratase: MKICIINGPNLNLLGKREPEVYGSQTFEDYFEILKAKFPTIEFHYFQSNIEGELIGKIQEVGFLYDGIILNAGAYTHTSIGIGDAIKAITTPVIEVHISNTFGREEFRHQSYISGNAKGVILGFGLKSYDLAVQSFL, from the coding sequence ATGAAAATTTGTATCATCAACGGACCCAACTTGAACCTTTTAGGAAAACGCGAACCAGAAGTATATGGAAGCCAAACTTTTGAAGATTATTTTGAGATTTTAAAAGCAAAATTCCCTACTATTGAATTTCACTATTTTCAAAGCAATATTGAAGGAGAGTTAATTGGAAAAATTCAAGAAGTTGGTTTTTTGTATGATGGTATTATTTTAAATGCCGGGGCATATACTCACACTTCTATTGGTATTGGAGATGCTATCAAAGCAATTACCACACCAGTTATTGAAGTACACATATCCAATACTTTTGGTAGAGAAGAATTCCGACATCAATCGTATATTTCAGGAAATGCTAAAGGAGTTATTTTAGGTTTTGGCCTAAAAAGTTATGATTTAGCGGTACAATCGTTTTTGTAA